In the genome of Candida albicans SC5314 chromosome 6, complete sequence, the window ATAAAGTCTTTGCTGaggaatttgattttttgcATTCCCGAGACGTGGTTGGTCATGTTCCAAACATTGACGAGTTTGCCATCGTCAGACAATTTACTGAGACAAATGGACGAATCCTCAGACGATGTTGCCACTAGTTTATGGTCGCTAGAAATTGCCACATCACGTATCTCACGGCCGTGAGTACCATTCTGAATCAACCCAAACGTGTTGCTGAATCGTACGTGGTGGGTACGTATACATAACTCGTTTTTCAAAGtgtaaataaatttaaagtaTTCGGCGGCGTCGTGATAGAATTTGTAATGTCTGTGTCCGCTGCCCCCACACTGTTCATTCATGATTTCCATCTGTTTAGTTTCATTCCACACAAAAAAGTACGACGACTTAAACCCGTACAATATCAAgtcgttgttgttcatAAACCCACCTTCAATTACCCCTCTGGTGATTTTGTTCTGTTGTAAGATGTTTAATGCAGAGGTGCCTGATATGTCGGCAATGGTATAGAACCCATCTCTAGCAACTACCAATACTTGGAGactttttggtgttgtGTTAATAATCGACAACGACGAAACCGAATCACCTGGTGATACTTTTCTAAACACAGTTGCCGCAAGTGTCTTTAAATCGAATACACCAATAGTAACTTTTTTCGATGCCAATATGAGTTTTTGGTGGACTGTATCTATTGTCATTGCAGTTACACTAAATCTCAGTTCCGGTTTGGGAATGTCCCATGTTTTGGAGATTTGCAAGCTGGTGGTATACGTCAATTCGTGGAGTGTAAATGGAACATTTGGGTTTGGGCTTTCAAGCAATACAAAGTGTCTGCCACAGTTTGTGTCTAGCAACATGTTAactattttgttgttgcatGGGTTGGTGATCCATGTTGGAGTAGCACTCCCATCAATAGACAAGATTCTTCCATCTCTAGCACAGACTAGCACCACGCCAAGATCTGCAAATCCACTGACAATTCCAAACCCATCAAACTCTGCAAAGTGGCCCAAACTGGTAAATGTGTTGTCCTTACgtataaacaaataaccATTTGACATTAACAAGACAAGAAATTCTGGCAATTCAAAATAGTCTCTAATAAAATCCGACTTGTTGAGACTGATGTTGAATGATATTTCGGCGAGGGAGAACTTTTGGCGGTCTTGCTGGGTTAAGTCATGGACTCTGACTTTGCCGTCTGCCCCACCGGTTACAGCAATATTCAATTCGACATTATCGACATCACCACTCCAAATGTGTTTCCCCCGATGGAAATTTTCCCACAATTCTATCTGTTGGAGTAGATCATTGCCAGGCCTATACTCCCACATACGCATGGTACAGTCCTCACCACAGGACATAATCTTTAGGGGCTCCCCACTGAAAAACTCCAAGCACCAAATTCTTGACCCGTGTCCCCAGCCGGTTGCTAGCAATTTCCCTTCATTAAAGCTGTACAACTTGATTGACCTGTCGTCGGAGCACGACACGATATATTGCCCTGATGGGTCAATTTTGATCCCGAAAATAGACCCTTCGTGGTCAGTTAAGTtgtgttttattttttggcTGTGCAAGTCCCAGATAATAGTTCCGTTCATTACTGTCCCGGCAGCGACATAGATATCACCACTTGGTAGTTTTGTAATTGATCCACTATACAATATCGATTTTTCCTtgcaatcaattttatccACGACAGAAAAGTTGTGTTTGTCGATTTTTATAATTGTGTTGTGGGAATTTAGCAATAGTATATGGTTGTCGTCCAAAACGTACGAAGTAACAATCCACTCGTTGATTGTGTGTTCCATGGCAGATACTGTTCTGGCGTCTATCAACTCTCCCAATCTCAGAACAAGAAAGGACCGTCCACCACTAACCACAAACGTGTCATTTTCGGGGTTGATATCAATATGGTGGATCTTGTTTCTCTGGAACACTTGTTTGTCGAAAATTAGATCTACTTGATCATTGATGTGGAAAATCTTTAAAATTGGACCATAACCTGCAATGATATAGTGCTTGTAAATCTTTAATGCTGTGACTGGCCCATAGTGGTAAAGCGGCCTAAACCGTGAAGATAGTTTATCTAGTTCTGGCATGTAGTGAAGAAAGAATGGGTTaggtaattttttttttttgcgaTGAGATTTCAAATGAGGGTTGGATAGTTGGTTTTGGCTGTAAGTGACAAGTgcaatatttattttggtgaacaaaagaaaatggtGGCTGAACGGGTAGTATTTGGTCAGTGTTCACCTAGTCTAAATGTTTAGCTGTGTGGCATCATGTATTAAAATGTGTATACCATTACcttattgttgatatacCACTTGCGTGCCACCATGTACTGCAAGAGACAATCCCACAACCCGTATGACCAATACCAAACCACAAAGCCAAGTTGTTTACACAAAGTCTGGATATGATCATatacttcttggtgtacTATTGGTTCCAGAAAGTTGATCATGTTGGTGGGAGAATAGTTATAGAGGCGTATTTGTGTTTCACACGACCAAAGACCTACGAAAAGCTAGTCCCGTGACTGCATTTCCTAGAAATTGTTGCACATAAGATTTCTAACTCCTTGTAAACCGATAATCCCCATATTTGGTTGTTTGAGTATCACAGGTATACAGCTATACTGAAATAGTTACTAAAAAAAACGTGTataaaaaagtataaaAATACAACATTATAGGCAACAAATTGTCGTGTAAAATACAACAAACGCCCAGCCCAAGGGTTTGTTATGTCTCTAGCTAGGGCCAGTTTTACTCTAAAATCGACACATCTACTTCAGCTTCCTCGTTCGTAATCAACTTTTTACTAATTTCCCAGAGATGGACAATATTATCGTCAGCAACTGAACCGATCATCCAGTCTTTGAAAGGACACCAACTTAAATCACTCACTCCCGCAGTATGACCAGCATGCATCATGAATAGTTCGGGACACCCGTCTTCGGCgtcttcttgttgttgctcTTCGCCGACTTTGAACAAGTCCCAAATAATTATTCTTCTATCTTGTGAGCCGGTGGCGAGTATACCGTCGTGGTGGGGTGAGAATTCCATACAAGTTATTCCTTCCGAATGGCCCATCATGGTGTGTAACAATCCTGAGTTCTCGCCCAATTTTCTCAAGTCGAgtaaattgatatttgaaCTTGTATTGCCGATTGCCACCAAGTTTTCGGCAAACGGAGAGAATGCCAAGGAGTTGATACCGTTGGAGGACTCGGCATAGTATTGGCTAACCACTTTGTTATCTCTAGCATCAAACAAGTAGACATGACTATCCTCTGACACAGATGCAAACAAGTTGCCGTTGAATTGGTGCCACTTCACATCATTGACAATATCCTTTTGGATGTCGCTTTTGAAAGTAgttttgttggtggtggtatcAGTaacacaaacaaaattgTCATCAGCGCCGGTAACTAGCAATCCCTTTTGTTTTGGGTTCCATGAAAGACCGTACCCGTTTTTAGTGTGTGGGGCAAAATGTGAGTACCTGGTTTCAGTGTCTAAGTTGTACAAGTCTACCTCACCCAACCCATTGATAGTTGCTACGATATTTGCGTCTTGTGGCATGTATCTTGCACGGCAGATTTCGGCATTATTTTCGAGTTTTTGTACGGTTTTAATTTTCGAATTAGCCTTGACATTGGGGTCTGCCAGTAATTGTGTTGATGCCACTTTTAACTGGTTTGCACTTTGATTGGATGTATGGGTTCCCAATAGAAGTTTGGCATCGATAAGGccattggtggtggtgtaGTTTGGAAGCCATTGGATTGTAAGTGATGGCCACATCAATGCCGTCTCACTGACAAACTCATACATATATCGACAATTCTTTCTCCATAGTTGATACTCTTCTTTGATGGAAAGTGGTTCTGTAGGTTGTTCGGACATGGCTGGtgttgaaaagaaaaagtgaCAAccaacgaaaaaaaaaaaaaaaaaatgtgcatttttttttacgCGTCTATAGTGTCTACataatttgtttcaaaacaatcaataacCTTCAAAGCATCGCTGATATGGTTAAAGTATGGGTGTGAGCTGCTTTCAATCAACGAATAACACTCGACCATAGCTTCCATTTCTGGCGTTGTTAAAGGCTGTGAATTCTGCTCGGCGATTTCTTGGATGGCAAAGTACTTTAAGTCAgtcaaatcatcaatcaacaatttacaAATCCCTGAGTCGGCTAGCATTTTCCGTAAATGTTTATCGCTGCTCATTCTAACAAAACATGTGCGTATCCCTCTTTTCCTATACCCCTCTAACAATGTTTTGAGAATTTTTGCTGCTGTTGAATCGAGAGAAGACATCCCCTTCAAGTCGAAAATGACATATTTTGTCATGCCTATGTCTCGGCTTCGTTTCAGTGCTGGGTGCGCCCTTGTAGATCCGTACATTTCAACTCGTTTTAGTCTTGTAGTTAGGTCACTGCAGTTGGTGAATGTAAGTGGTTCTGGCACCTTGATTATCAAACACCCTTCGACTTCCTCAAGCACTTGTGTGTTCAACTGCATGTGTTGGGCATCATCAAACAAGTTTAGGTACGACCCAGCAACCTTTTCCTGGCTAGTTTGGTATGCTGGGATGTCGGCATTAACAAACTTGTTTGTGTTGGGGTACCGGCCAAGAATCTGAATTCGAGAGAATGTCGAGTTTTTGACAACTCGAACAAGCAGGTACCCGATTCCCACGGCAATGCCTCCCTCCATGGAGAAGAATAACGTGGTAACAACGGTGACACAGAATGTGATAATCTCGTCAATACCTCTGGTTTTCCAATGAAAGTAGAGTTCATACGGTGCTTCCTCGATCAACAGGATACCAATAACCGCTGCCACCACACTAAGCATACACTGTGGGACAAAGTATAAATATTTGAGCAAAAAGTGGATGGTGAGCAAGGTGCAGATACCCATGATTCCTCCCAGCATAGTTGTTTTCGCAGAGATGGCGTTAACTTTTGATCTGCCGTACCCTCCAAATGCTGGTAGAGCCCCGAAAACCGAGCCAAATATATTGATACTGCCAAGGGCAACCAATTCACGGTTTGACGAAATGGGAAGGTCGTACATGGACCCCAACGATTTTGATGCCGTTGTTGATTCGAAGAACCCCAACATGGCGCACATAAACCCCGATGCGCAAAGTTTTTTGATCAAGTGTAGATTGGATAGGGATAGAGGGTTGTAGAATTTAAAGTCTCCCTCGTTTCGAACCTTGCCTATGACGGGGAGTCCACCCAAATCCCATCGATAGTGCTGACAGAGGATTGTTGAGCCGGCAACCACCAACATTATCTCAGGTATAAATACTGCGTACTTGTAAAGTCTGCCGTTCTGCTTTGCAGCGTGCTTCTTAAACAACCGAATGGTaaatataatgaaaaacCCCACCAACCCTATGTTGAGACTTTGCTGGTTGCGTTGTCCAATGTACTGGATGAGAAACCTGACTTTGTCAAATGGCGAATGTATATCCATTTCATTTGGGTCGTCAGAAATCTGTTTCATTAGCTTTTCCAATCCAAGAACAATTATCAGGGAAGTGATGATCATGACTATACCAACACCGGCAATAAACCCTTTCAACAAGGAAGCACTCAATACGTTGTCAAGAAACCCGAACCTGGCCAACCCAAAACCAAGCAATGTTGAGCCGCTGACAAATGTGATGGCTACCACGTACTCGACGGGATCGAGATGCGCCTTTTTCGCATGGTGTAATAAAGGTTCGATTGCTTGTCCCACAATCAACGAAATCGGGGCTTCAGGTCCAACAATCATTTGTGGCACACTTCCAAATATAAGGTATATCAACGGAGAAATGCCTAGTGAGTACAACCCTGATGTGACAGGGACGTGTGCCAAACTAGTTGCGTACGATAACGATAATGGTAGTTGGAAAAACACCAAACTCAATCCGCCAATCAAGTCACCCACGAAAAACTCAACAGAGTACTGGCCAATCCACGATAAGCATGGGATATAGTATGGAAGGATCTCTGACCACAGCAAGCTTTCGACGTTATGGGTATTTGCAGGCGTATACTCGTCTTGGTAGATGATCGATTCTGCATCAGCCACTTGTGGGGTGCTATCTTTGTGGAGCAAGTACAGCCTTTCGGTATTGACTCTGGTATGTGAGATATGGCGTATACTTGGCGATGGGCTTGTAAGTCTAGACCTGTCTGGGGAGACAGTATCGGATCTTGGGGTTCTCTTCATTGTGGTGAGTTTAAGAGCAAAACGTCCAATAAAGCCACAGGCATTTGTCAAAACGTGTTGGTGTCCGCACCGGAGGTCGTGCGAGGTAGCCACTacttgatgaaaaaaaaattttggtggttgattttttttttaacttgaCTCAACAACCACAAGCATGGCATCGTACATTGCAAAGAGATTGTTTTCAAGGACTACTGTTAGATTAAATACACTTGCATTGGTTGAAGGTGTGAGTAATGGTATTTCTCCTGCATCATTGTCTACAATTACTGCTGCCACACAAATTGGGGAACCAGTGACAGCCATAGTTTTTGGCAGTAATGGCGATTCAGTTGCAGAAGCAGTCGCCAAAACCGAGGGTGTTTCCAAAGTGTTAGTTGCCAAAGATAGCGAGTACGACCACTATTTGGCGGAAAAAGTTTCTCCTTTGCTCAAAAAGATCATTGAAGACCAAAAGTTTACCCACTTTTTAACTGCTGGCTCGTCGATTGGCAAGTCGGTTCTTCCAAGATTAGGGGCCTTACTTGATGTGCAGCCAGTGTCTGAAATTGTCAAGGTAGTTGATCCAACTACTTTTGTGCGTCCAATCTATGCTGGTAATGCATTGGCTACAGTAAAGTCGAAAGATAGTATTATTCTTGCCTCAGTCAGAGCATCTGCGTTCCCACCAGCTGAGATCGGTGGTGCAACTGCCCCCGTTGAGCAAGTCACTGAGTCTGTTGAATTTGGCAACAGCGCACAATTTGTGTCTGAACAAATTGTCAAGTCAGAAAGACCGGAATTGGGACTGGCCACGAGAGTGGTTTCTGGGGGGCGTgggttgaaaaataaagagATGTTTGACCAGTTGATTGATCCGTTAGCCACCAAATTGAATGCGGCCATTGGTGCTTCTAGAGCAGCTGTTGATTCCGGGTTCTGTGACAATTCCTTACAAGTTGGTCAAACGGGTAAGATTGTTGCTCCAGATTTGTATATAGCTGTTGGTATTTCTGGTGCTATACAACACTTGGCAGGCATGAAGGATTCGAAAGTGATTGTTGCTATCAACAAGGATGCTGATGCGCCAATTTTCAATGTTGCGGATGTTGGGTTAGTTGGTGATTTAAACGAGGTCATTCCAGAGTTGACAAACAAATTGTAGGGGTGTATAGAAAACGAGAATCAGATGcacagaaaaaaaaaaaaaaataaaaaaaagggtGATTTGTTCACTATTTTCCTCTCCACTTTTAAGCAAACATGGAGTTATCTGAAGGTGAGTTATCACATACATCATCTTCGTCATCGTTTGTCCCTGTTGATCAGCGTCAATTACAAGATgcaattcaaattatcgATGAGAATAAACATTTCAACACTGGTATTCTCGACTATATCAACAAGACGTCACCCGCTGATGTAGGCAACAACTACCACATTATTTCTGTTTTTGGGTCACAGTCGACCGGGAAGTCTACGTTGTTGAACAGGTTGTTCAATACGAATTTTGATGTTATGGACGAGCTGAACCGTCAACAAACTACCAAGGGGATATGGTTGGCGTACTCGCCAGTGGTGTCGACGACTTTGGGGCACACTACGAGCAAGTCCAATATTCTTGTTATGGACGTCGAAGGTACTGATGGGAGAGAAAGAGGAGAGGACCAGGACTTTGAGCGTAAAGCGGCGTTGTTTGCGTTGTCCACGTCAGAAGTTttgattatcaatatttggGAGACGCAAGT includes:
- a CDS encoding uncharacterized protein (Ortholog(s) have role in endocytic recycling and endosome localization), which gives rise to MPELDKLSSRFRPLYHYGPVTALKIYKHYIIAGYGPILKIFHINDQVDLIFDKQVFQRNKIHHIDINPENDTFVVSGGRSFLVSRLGELIDARTVSAMEHTINEWIVTSYVLDDNHILLLNSHNTIIKIDKHNFSVVDKIDCKEKSILYSGSITKLPSGDIYVAAGTVMNGTIIWDLHSQKIKHNLTDHEGSIFGIKIDPSGQYIVSCSDDRSIKLYSFNEGKLLATGWGHGSRIWCLEFFSGEPLKIMSCGEDCTMRMWEYRPGNDLLQQIELWENFHRGKHIWSGDVDNVELNIAVTGGADGKVRVHDLTQQDRQKFSLAEISFNISLNKSDFIRDYFELPEFLVLLMSNGYLFIRKDNTFTSLGHFAEFDGFGIVSGFADLGVVLVCARDGRILSIDGSATPTWITNPCNNKIVNMLLDTNCGRHFVLLESPNPNVPFTLHELTYTTSLQISKTWDIPKPESRFSVTAMTIDTVHQKLILASKKVTIGVFDLKTLAATVFRKVSPGDSVSSLSIINTTPKSLQVLVVARDGFYTIADISGTSALNILQQNKITRGVIEGGFMNNNDLILYGFKSSYFFVWNETKQMEIMNEQCGGSGHRHYKFYHDAAEYFKFIYTLKNELCIRTHHVRFSNTFGLIQNGTHGREIRDVAISSDHKLVATSSEDSSICLSKLSDDGKLVNVWNMTNHVSGMQKIKFLSKDFIASSAANEEFIVWKLSWSQDLPMLMEYNRLNPTKEIPDLRVMDFSSIKSDTGFTIATVYSDSNIKIWQFDLDSGFHLLKSWFYSTCCILNCQFLNNHYLLISTTDGCVTIYDIATAKPVAKEKLHQSGVKAISIHQDYLITGGDDNAITVSQFDNTSIKLIDRVENAASATITSIGYVDDKSFITTSVDQIIRLWSFSSGKLVCHEARYTTIADTGCCDTTTVNSKTLAVVGGAGISTWEILY
- the HAT2 gene encoding Hat2p (Putative Hat1-Hat2 histone acetyltransferase complex subunit; role in DNA damage repair and morphogenesis; mutations cause constitutive pseudohyphal growth, caspofungin sensitivity; rat catheter and Spider biofilm repressed), which produces MSEQPTEPLSIKEEYQLWRKNCRYMYEFVSETALMWPSLTIQWLPNYTTTNGLIDAKLLLGTHTSNQSANQLKVASTQLSADPNVKANSKIKTVQKLENNAEICRARYMPQDANIVATINGLGEVDLYNLDTETRYSHFAPHTKNGYGLSWNPKQKGLLVTGADDNFVCVTDTTTNKTTFKSDIQKDIVNDVKWHQFNGNLFASVSEDSHVYLFDARDNKVVSQYYAESSNGINSLAFSPFAENLVAIGNTSSNINLLDLRKLGENSGLLHTMMGHSEGITCMEFSPHHDGILATGSQDRRIIIWDLFKVGEEQQQEDAEDGCPELFMMHAGHTAGVSDLSWCPFKDWMIGSVADDNIVHLWEISKKLITNEEAEVDVSILE
- a CDS encoding uncharacterized protein (Putative sulfate permease; S. cerevisiae ortholog YPR003C localizes to the endoplasmic reticulum; regulated by Sef1p-, Sfu1p-, and Hap43p); translation: MKRTPRSDTVSPDRSRLTSPSPSIRHISHTRVNTERSYLLHKDSTPQVADAESIIYQDEYTPANTHNVESLSWSEILPYYIPCLSWIGQYSVEFFVGDLIGGLSLVFFQLPLSLSYATSLAHVPVTSGLYSLGISPLIYLIFGSVPQMIVGPEAPISLIVGQAIEPLLHHAKKAHLDPVEYVVAITFVSGSTLLGFGLARFGFLDNVLSASLLKGFIAGVGIVMIITSSIIVLGLEKLMKQISDDPNEMDIHSPFDKVRFLIQYIGQRNQQSLNIGLVGFFIIFTIRLFKKHAAKQNGRLYKYAVFIPEIMLVVAGSTILCQHYRWDLGGLPVIGKVRNEGDFKFYNPLSLSNLHLIKKLCASGFMCAMLGFFESTTASKSLGSMYDLPISSNRELVALGSINIFGSVFGALPAFGGYGRSKVNAISAKTTMSGGIMGICTLLTIHFLLKYLYFVPQCMLSVVAAVIGISLIEEAPYELYFHWKTRGIDEIITFCVTVVTTLFFSMEGGIAVGIGYSLVRVVKNSTFSRIQILGRYPNTNKFVNADIPAYQTSQEKVAGSYLNLFDDAQHMQLNTQVLEEVEGCLIIKVPEPLTFTNCSDLTTRLKRVEMYGSTRAHPASKRSRDIGMTKYVIFDLKGMSSLDSTAAKILKTLLEGYRKRGIRTCFVRMSSDKHLRKMLADSGICKLLIDDLTDLKYFAIQEIAEQNSQPLTTPEMEAMVECYSLIESSSHPYFNHISDALKVIDCFETNYVDTIDA
- a CDS encoding uncharacterized protein (Putative ortholog of mammalian electron transfer flavoprotein complex subunit ETF-alpha; Spider biofilm repressed) encodes the protein MASYIAKRLFSRTTVRLNTLALVEGVSNGISPASLSTITAATQIGEPVTAIVFGSNGDSVAEAVAKTEGVSKVLVAKDSEYDHYLAEKVSPLLKKIIEDQKFTHFLTAGSSIGKSVLPRLGALLDVQPVSEIVKVVDPTTFVRPIYAGNALATVKSKDSIILASVRASAFPPAEIGGATAPVEQVTESVEFGNSAQFVSEQIVKSERPELGSATRVVSGGRGLKNKEMFDQLIDPLATKLNAAIGASRAAVDSGFCDNSLQVGQTGKIVAPDLYIAVGISGAIQHLAGMKDSKVIVAINKDADAPIFNVADVGLVGDLNEVIPELTNKL